The Vicinamibacteria bacterium genomic sequence GCCACAACTATGAGACAGAAGTCGGACTTTGCGGCGATGCGAGAACGGGTCTCGAGATCCTGGTGGAGATGGTCGGCTCGATCGGGCCCAAGGTCGATCCGGAAGAAATCGAACGCCGGCGGCACGAGTTTCTCGAGAGCGTCGAGGCCTTCCACTCCGACGAAACGCCGATCCGACCCGAGCGCTTCCTCGCCGAGCTCTTGCCTCGGCTCCCCGACGATGCCGTGCTTTGCGTGGATCCCGGCACGGGATGTCCCTACGTGTCGGCCTATCACCGATTGCCTCGAGCGGGCCGCTGGTTCGTCTCGCCCCGGGCCCACGGTGCTCTCGGCTACGCTCTTCCCGCGGTCTGTGGAGCCTATTTCGCTCGGCCCGACGCCGGACGCGTCGTCGGGATCAT encodes the following:
- a CDS encoding thiamine pyrophosphate-dependent enzyme, yielding HNYETEVGLCGDARTGLEILVEMVGSIGPKVDPEEIERRRHEFLESVEAFHSDETPIRPERFLAELLPRLPDDAVLCVDPGTGCPYVSAYHRLPRAGRWFVSPRAHGALGYALPAVCGAYFARPDAGRVVGIMGDGSFGISCGELETMVRLALPVTLIVFNNRGYGWIKAGQKVRGGKYYSVDFSDSDHAAIARAFGLKARRIENPSEIASALEEGLSNKGPYLLDIVTQPLEEARAPVSKWIA